Proteins from a genomic interval of Leptospira kanakyensis:
- a CDS encoding SH3 domain-containing protein, producing the protein MITLYLPEMYLRIGFLFIFLVSFQSPLLPCEPFDPVSLKPTDASREDKDFFSFKQKLEKAIQEKNIKFIESVIDPQISFDFSEDGMGKSNFLKHWKLKQNPKNPEFWNELSQTVNLGFTFKDQIWSAPFLFNQTPESIDQYSYSLITGSVVNVRDKPSTKGKILTQLSWEFVKNEYDETNPKPSSKEPCNFKKVCISDGQIGYICEQYLRSPLGYRVGFSKKKNSWSMIFFVEGGD; encoded by the coding sequence ATGATCACCCTATATTTACCTGAAATGTACCTACGAATCGGATTTCTTTTCATCTTTTTAGTAAGTTTCCAATCCCCTCTTCTTCCTTGTGAACCATTTGACCCAGTTTCTCTCAAACCCACTGATGCATCCAGAGAAGATAAGGATTTTTTCTCCTTCAAACAAAAATTGGAAAAGGCAATCCAAGAAAAAAACATCAAGTTCATTGAATCAGTCATTGATCCACAAATCTCTTTTGATTTCTCTGAAGATGGTATGGGAAAATCCAATTTTCTAAAACATTGGAAACTAAAACAAAATCCGAAAAACCCCGAATTCTGGAACGAACTTTCCCAAACCGTCAATTTAGGTTTTACATTTAAAGATCAAATATGGTCGGCTCCATTTCTATTCAATCAAACACCAGAATCCATTGATCAATACTCATATTCACTCATCACAGGCAGTGTAGTGAATGTCCGTGACAAACCATCCACAAAAGGAAAAATACTCACACAACTTAGCTGGGAATTTGTAAAAAACGAATACGATGAGACAAATCCTAAACCAAGTTCGAAGGAACCATGTAACTTCAAAAAAGTTTGTATTTCGGACGGACAAATCGGATATATTTGCGAACAATATTTACGAAGCCCTCTAGGTTATAGAGTTGGATTTTCAAAGAAAAAGAACTCTTGGTCTATGATATTTTTTGTTGAAGGCGGAGACTAA